ATCAATATTTAACACACTGCATCGTTGCTTGATGCTATTTTGAATCAGGTACAAACAACTGAATAGCTACAGAGTTTCGCTAAAAAAATATAACAGATCATTTATGGACACCCCATCTGTTATAAAAAAACAAAAAGAAATTGTACCTACTCATATACAACAGAAGATTAGATGATGAATAAAACTTAAATCGCTTTTAAATATCCAAACCGCAGCTTTTTCAGGTTCTGCTTATTTTCAAACATTTAAGTCCATTCTTTCACATTTTCCTAGCGACTGCTTTTGCTGGTCTGTTATAGGAGAGGATATATGGATCTCGGTCTCACTGCTTTAGAATTAGCCCGAATACAGTTTGCATTTACTGTTTCATTTCACATTATCTTTCCCGCCACCTCGATTGGTCTCGCCTGTTTTCTTGCCATGCTGGAATGGAAATGGCTACGTACTCAAAACCCCATTTATAAAGATTTATTCAAATTCTGGATCAAAATCTTTGCGGTGGCCTTTGGGATGGGTGTGGTATCTGGCGTGGTGATGAGCTACCAGTTTGGTACCAACTGGAGTGAATTTTCCCGTATTGCGGGAAGCGTGACTGGCCCTTTGCTCACTTATGAAGTATTGAGTGCTTTCTTCTTGGAAGCCGGCTTCTTGGGCATCATGCTGTTTGGTTGGGGCCGAGTCAGTCCCAAAGCCCATTTCTTTGCAACCTTGATGGTTGCCATTGGCACCTGTATTTCCATGTTCTGGATTCTCTCCTCCAACAGTTGGATGCAGACACCGCAAGGTTTTACGATCGAGAATGGCATCATTATTCCAACCGATTGGTGGGCGATCGTATTTAATCCTTCCTTCCCTTATCGCTTTGCCCATATGGCCGCTGCTGCATTTTTAGTGTCTTCCTTACTGGTGGTGGGTACTGCTGCATGGCATCTGATCAAAGGCCGTCGTGATGAACTGATCAAAAAATCATTTTCAATGGGTCTCTGGATGGTGCTGGTCACTTCCTGCTTGCAAGTAGTGATTGGCGATAATCATGGCTTAAATACCTTGAAGCATCAGCCGGCAAAATTGGCCGCAATGGAAGGTCATTGGGAGACCAATTATGATGAAGGTATGCCACTGTACTTATTTGGCATTCCAGACATGCAAGAGGAACGTACCAAATACGCGATTGCGATTCCAAATCTAGGCAGTCTGATTTTGACTCATTCTACGGATGGTACAGTCAAAGGTTTAAAAGACTTTGCCCCAGAAGACCGACCAAACTCAACCATTGTGTTTTGGAGTTTCCGGGTCATGGTCGGACTTGGCATGTTAATGGTGCTGCTCTCTTTCGTTGCCTTATGGTTGCGTAAAAAAGGCAAGCTTTATGGTTCATCTTGGTTTCATAAATTCGCTTTTGTCATGGGACCTACAGGCTATATCGCCTTATTGGCGGGATGGGTGACGACTGAAGTTGGCCGTCAACCTTGGGTAATTTATGGAGTGATGCGTACCAAAGATGGTTTGTCGCATACAGTGACTGCCGATCAAGTTGGTATCAGTTTGATCATTTTCGTGGTGGTCTATGCCATCGTGTTTGGTAGCGGTATTTACTACATGCTGAAACTATTGAAAAAAGGTCCTGAATTTATTGAAGCGATTGATCTTGAGCCAGCTGGCCATGGGCATTTCAAAACCCCAATGCGTCCTTTAAGTGCCGTTGATGAAAGCATTGATCAGCAAGACCCAAATAAGGAGAAGCACCATGATTGATTTATCTCTGATTTGGGTCGGTATTATCGGTCTTGGTGTTCTGATCTATGTCATTCTGGATGGTTTTGATCTTGGGATCGGAATTCTGTTCCCTTTCATCAAAAGCCGCGAAGAACGTGATGTGATGATGAATACCGTCGCGCCTGTCTGGGATGGCAATGAAACATGGATGGTGCTTGGTGGTGCAGGTTTGTTTGCTGCCTTTCCTCTGGTCTATTCAACCGTTCTTTCAGCCTTATATATGCCGATTACCTTGATGGTGATTGCCCTAATTTTCCGTGGCGTTGCCTTTGAATTCCGTTTTAAGGCGAACCGCACCAAACATTTATGGGATCAAGCCTTTATCTGGGGTTCAATTCTATCTAGCTTCCTGCAAGGCGTGATTTTAGGCGCTTATATTCAAGGTATCCAAACCACCAATGGTATTTTCTCAGGTTCAGGTTTAGATTGGTTCACTCCTTTCGCCTTATTTACGGGGTTGGGTGTGGTTGCCATGTATGCAGCGCTCGGTTGTGGCTGGTTGATTATGAAAACCGACCATGAACTACGAGATCAGATGTATGCACTGATGCCTAAACTGATCATTCTGCTATTTGTGGTTTTTGCAGGTGTCAGTCTCTATACCCCACTGACCCATCCTGAAATTGCTGCGCGTTGGTTTGCTTTGCCAAATCTACTGTATTTTAGCCCTGTACCAGTTTTGGTACTGCTATTTACATTCTTGATTTTAAAAGCATGTAAACAACGTCAGGACTTTAAACCTTTTATCTATACCTTGGCACTCGTGTTCTTGGCCTTTACTGGTTTTGTGATCAGCCTCTGGCCGAATATCATTCCGCCATCGGTCACGATTTGGGAAGCCGCAGCACCGCATTCTAGTCAGAAATTTGCATTGGTTGGTGCGGTAATTCTCATCCCGATCATTATCGCCTATAC
This genomic stretch from Acinetobacter sp. C32I harbors:
- a CDS encoding cytochrome ubiquinol oxidase subunit I, with protein sequence MDLGLTALELARIQFAFTVSFHIIFPATSIGLACFLAMLEWKWLRTQNPIYKDLFKFWIKIFAVAFGMGVVSGVVMSYQFGTNWSEFSRIAGSVTGPLLTYEVLSAFFLEAGFLGIMLFGWGRVSPKAHFFATLMVAIGTCISMFWILSSNSWMQTPQGFTIENGIIIPTDWWAIVFNPSFPYRFAHMAAAAFLVSSLLVVGTAAWHLIKGRRDELIKKSFSMGLWMVLVTSCLQVVIGDNHGLNTLKHQPAKLAAMEGHWETNYDEGMPLYLFGIPDMQEERTKYAIAIPNLGSLILTHSTDGTVKGLKDFAPEDRPNSTIVFWSFRVMVGLGMLMVLLSFVALWLRKKGKLYGSSWFHKFAFVMGPTGYIALLAGWVTTEVGRQPWVIYGVMRTKDGLSHTVTADQVGISLIIFVVVYAIVFGSGIYYMLKLLKKGPEFIEAIDLEPAGHGHFKTPMRPLSAVDESIDQQDPNKEKHHD
- the cydB gene encoding cytochrome d ubiquinol oxidase subunit II, which translates into the protein MIDLSLIWVGIIGLGVLIYVILDGFDLGIGILFPFIKSREERDVMMNTVAPVWDGNETWMVLGGAGLFAAFPLVYSTVLSALYMPITLMVIALIFRGVAFEFRFKANRTKHLWDQAFIWGSILSSFLQGVILGAYIQGIQTTNGIFSGSGLDWFTPFALFTGLGVVAMYAALGCGWLIMKTDHELRDQMYALMPKLIILLFVVFAGVSLYTPLTHPEIAARWFALPNLLYFSPVPVLVLLFTFLILKACKQRQDFKPFIYTLALVFLAFTGFVISLWPNIIPPSVTIWEAAAPHSSQKFALVGAVILIPIIIAYTILSYWVFRDKVRVGDTGYH